A DNA window from Pseudomonas sp. GD03919 contains the following coding sequences:
- the purH gene encoding bifunctional phosphoribosylaminoimidazolecarboxamide formyltransferase/IMP cyclohydrolase, translating to MTDQTTLLPVRRALISVSDKTGVLDFARELAALGVEILSTGGTYKLLKDNGVAAVEVADYTGFPEMMDGRVKTLHPKIHGGILGRRALDGAVMEQHGIKPIDLVAVNLYPFEATVAKPDCDLADAIENIDIGGPTMVRSAAKNHKDVAIVVNTGDYAGIVASLKAGGLSYAQRFDLALKAFEHTAAYDGMIANYLGTIDQARDTLSTEGRGAFPRTFNSQFVKAQEMRYGENPHQSAAFYVEAKKGEASVSTAVQLQGKELSFNNVADTDAALECVKSFVKPACVIVKHANPCGVAVVPEDEGGIRKAYDLAYATDTESAFGGIIAFNRELDGETAKAIVERQFVEVIIAPKISAAAREVVAAKANVRLLECGEWPAERAAGWDFKRVNGGLLVQSRDIGMIAASDLKIVTQRAPSEQEIHDLIFAWKVAKFVKSNAIVYAKNRQTVGVGAGQMSRVNSARIAAIKAEHAGLPVQGAVMASDAFFPFRDGIDNAAKAGISAVIQPGGSMRDNEVIAAADEAGIAMVFTGMRHFRH from the coding sequence ATGACCGACCAGACCACCCTTCTGCCCGTCCGCCGCGCGCTGATCAGCGTTTCCGACAAGACCGGTGTCCTCGACTTCGCTCGCGAACTGGCCGCCCTCGGTGTCGAGATCCTCTCCACCGGCGGCACCTACAAGCTGCTCAAGGACAACGGCGTGGCCGCAGTGGAAGTCGCTGACTACACCGGTTTCCCGGAAATGATGGACGGCCGCGTGAAGACCCTGCACCCGAAGATCCACGGCGGCATCCTCGGCCGTCGCGCCTTGGACGGCGCGGTGATGGAACAGCACGGCATCAAGCCGATCGACCTGGTCGCGGTCAACCTCTATCCCTTCGAAGCCACCGTGGCCAAGCCCGATTGCGACCTGGCCGACGCCATCGAGAACATCGACATCGGCGGCCCGACCATGGTCCGCAGCGCGGCGAAGAACCATAAGGACGTCGCCATCGTGGTCAACACCGGCGACTACGCCGGCATCGTCGCCTCCCTCAAGGCCGGCGGCCTGAGCTACGCCCAGCGTTTCGACCTGGCGCTGAAGGCCTTCGAACACACCGCTGCCTACGACGGCATGATCGCCAACTACCTGGGCACCATCGACCAGGCCCGTGACACCCTGTCCACCGAAGGTCGCGGCGCCTTCCCGCGCACCTTCAACAGCCAGTTCGTCAAGGCACAGGAAATGCGCTACGGCGAGAACCCGCACCAGAGCGCGGCGTTCTACGTCGAGGCGAAGAAGGGCGAAGCCAGCGTCTCCACCGCCGTGCAACTGCAAGGCAAGGAACTGTCGTTCAACAACGTGGCCGACACCGACGCCGCGCTGGAATGCGTGAAGAGCTTCGTCAAGCCGGCCTGCGTCATCGTCAAGCACGCCAACCCCTGCGGCGTCGCCGTTGTACCGGAAGACGAGGGCGGCATTCGCAAGGCCTACGACCTGGCCTACGCCACCGACACCGAATCGGCCTTCGGCGGCATCATCGCCTTCAACCGCGAGCTGGATGGCGAAACCGCCAAGGCCATCGTCGAGCGTCAGTTCGTCGAAGTGATCATCGCCCCGAAAATCAGCGCCGCCGCCCGTGAAGTGGTGGCCGCCAAGGCTAACGTGCGCCTGCTCGAATGCGGCGAATGGCCGGCCGAGCGCGCTGCTGGTTGGGACTTCAAGCGCGTCAATGGTGGTCTGCTGGTGCAGAGCCGCGACATCGGCATGATCGCAGCCTCCGACCTGAAGATCGTCACCCAGCGCGCGCCGAGCGAGCAGGAAATCCACGACCTGATCTTCGCCTGGAAAGTGGCCAAGTTCGTCAAATCCAACGCCATCGTCTACGCCAAGAACCGTCAGACCGTGGGCGTCGGCGCCGGCCAGATGAGCCGCGTCAACTCCGCGCGCATCGCCGCGATCAAGGCCGAGCATGCCGGCCTGCCGGTGCAGGGCGCGGTGATGGCGTCGGACGCCTTCTTCCCGTTCCGCGACGGCATCGACAACGCGGCCAAGGCCGGTATCTCCGCGGTGATCCAGCCAGGTGGCTCGATGCGCGACAACGAAGTGATCGCCGCCGCCGATGAGGCCGGCATTGCCATGGTCTTCACTGGCATGCGCCACTTCCGCCATTGA